The genomic stretch CCCAAGTGAATCCTCACTTTTTATACAATGCATTTCAATCGATTGGCACGCTTGCTTTAAAGCATAAGGCGGTCGAAGTCTATAAGCTACTAACCCTCCTTTCGAATATGATGAGATACAGTATGAATATGAAGGAAGATATTGTGACACTCACTGAGGAAGTGAAGCATGCTGAAGCATTCTTGGCACTACAAAAACAGCGCTTTGGCTCTAAGTTTTCGTATGAATTTCAAATTGACGAAGAGTTAAAACACACATTGGTTCCAAAGATGATCTTACAGCCGCTTGTAGAAAATTCTTTTAAGCACGGATTTGAAACAAGGGTAGGAGATGGAAAGCTAACAATCTCAGCTTCTTTAATAAACGAACACTTTATACAAATTTGCGTAAGAGACAATGGAAAAGGGATGAATGAGAAAGCATTAGCATCCTTACGTGAAAGTTTAGCGCTATCTAATCAGCATATAGGAGAGCATATAGGCTTGCAAAACATTTCAGATCGCTTATTGATCTACTATGAAAACGTAGCAAGGATGGAGATTGAAAGTAAAGAAAACGAACATTTTACAGTGAAAATGACCTTACCACGAGATTTAAATAAAGGAGATGATAATAATGAAAGTTCTGATTGTTGATGATGAAGAACACGTTCGTGAAGGAATTAAGCTCTTAGGCGACTGGGACGCACATCACATTGAAAGTATTATTGAAGCTGAAAACGGTGAGCAAGCGATTGCGCTTATCGAGAAAGAAAAGCCACAAATCGTTTTCACAGATATGAAGATGCCCAATATGGGAGGGATTGCTCTATTGGAATGGATGAAGCACCATGCTCCTAAAACCAAAACCATTGTCGTAACTGGTTATGATGATTACCACTACATGAGAAAAGCAATTCATTTTGGATCGACAGATTACATTTTAAAGCCAGTTGATCCTTCAATCTTAAACGATACGCTAAAAAGAGCCGTAAACGAATGGAATAAAGAAGAGCATGAACGAAAACAGCACAATAATAGCTATCAGTTAATTAATGAGATGAAGCCGATGTATCGTGATCGCAAACTGACCCAAATTATCAATAACTACGTGCTACAAGACACGGTATATGAAGAGCTTGGCTTTCATTCAAACAGTGAGTATGAAGTAGCTATTATTCGGGTTGATGAAGCGACAATCCAAGCATTTGGTGGAGATCGTGACTTAGCCTATTTTTCAATTTTAAACGTGGCTAATGAGCTCTTAGTTGAAAAAGAGAATGGAGTGGCTTTTCGTTATTTATCACAAAAGGGTGAAATCGTAATAATCTTCTGGGACCATTTTTCTGAAATTAAGCAGCTTTTGAACAGGCTACACAAGCAGATTTTCTTAGCTTTCAACGTATGTTGTCCACTTGCCAAGGGACGTCATGTTGAATCTGTTTCAGTATTGCTAGAATCCTATCAAACAGCAAAGGCAGCTTTATTAGCGAGCAATGTGCTAGTTGACAGTTGTGTTGAGTTTTATGAAGAAGCAGATCGTTTAAAGGGAAGTAGCCTATTATTAAACTTGATGGACTACAATACAAAAATCGTAGAAGGAATGCAAGTAGGCAAGATAGATGCTTTCACAGCAATTTTTGATGAAGTGAAGAACGCTGTGAAGCAGGCCAATTACTTATCCTTAAAGGAGTTGCTGCATATTGAAAAAGAGTATCAGCTCCTTAGTGAACACTGGTTAAAGAAATACGAAATTTCATATAATGCGCAAAGTCACTATGAGCAGGCGCTAGCTTCATTTTTTGATGCGAAAGGCAAGTTTGATTTTGAGAAATACATGAACCGAAAACAAAGAGAGATTGTGCGTTTTTTAAATATTGTGAAGCGAGATAAGCAAAAAAGCAATCGTGATACAATTTATGAAATTGAGCAGTTTTTACAAATGAATTATGATCGAGACGTGAAGCTTCAAGAGATTGCAGAACGCTTCTATTTAAGTAGAGAGTATATTTCAAGGAAGTTTAAACAAGAATTTCAGGAAAACATCTCTGACTACATTGTGAAAGTTCGAATGACAAAAGCCAAGTCCCTCTTAAAAAATGAGCAGCTGAAAATTTATGAAGTAGCAAACATGATTGGTTATCAAGATGATAAATATTTTCGCAAAGTGTTTAAGAAACTAGAAGGATTAACACCGAATGAATATCGTCAACTATCGGTCTGAGAAAAGACCCCCTTTGTGATAAAAGGGGGTCTTTTCTCAGACGTCTGTCGTCAGACTTCTATTTACATAAAAACACCGACAAGAATAGCTGTAATGAAGCTAGCTAATGTTCCACCAATAATTGCGCGCAGGCTAAGTTTTGAAACATCTTTTCGTCTAGAAGGGGCTAAAGAGCCTAATCCAATAATTAGCTGTCCAATTGATGAAAAGTTTGCAAAGTTACATAAAGCAATCGAAAGAACTGCTACAGTTTTTGGCGATAGCTGATCCATGACTTCAGTTAAGCTTAAATACGCAATAAATTCGTTAGCTGCAAGCTTTGTTCCAATAATAGAAGCAGCTTGTAAAGCATCTGAGACAGGAATACCAATGATAATAGCAAACGGATAAAATACATAACTAAAAATAGTTGCTAAATCTATGTTGACAAGGCCTAGTGCTCCGTCAACCAATGCAAGAATACTAATGAAAGCAATTAAAAGGCCCCCGATGTTTAAAGCTAGCATAACGCCGCTTGCTGTTCCATCTGCCATCGCTTCAAATACATTTGCATGATTACTTTTTTCCATTGCTACGTTTTCTTTTGTTTGAGACTCTTCGGTTTCTGGTAACATAATTTTTGCAATAATAATTGAAACAAGAGGAACGCTAAAAACCGCAATTAGCAAATACTTCATATCAATTCCCATTAAAGAATATCCAACAAGAATTGCTCCACTAGCAGAAGCGGTTCCTCCTACCATAACCGCAAAAAGCTCAGATCTTGTAAGCTTGTCAAGGTAAGGTTTTACAAGTAAAGGAGCTTCAGCGAGCCCTAAAAATGAGTTTCCAACTGCATTAAATGTTTCAACTTGCGTAGTGCCAAGGGCTTTTCCTAAGATAATTCCAACAATTCGGACAAAAAAAGGAATGATTCGTAAATAATAAAGTGCAGACACTAAAGCTGAAATGAAGATAATAACCGTTAGTACGTTAATGGCAAAGACAGAAGTAATATTGGTGTTTTCAAAAAAACCACCGAATACAAACTGAACACCTTCATTGCTATAATTAATAACTTTTTGAACACCTAATGCCATTTTTTCAAGAAAAGTTTGGCCTAGAGGTACTTTAAGCACAAAGAGTACAAACAAAATTTCAAGTGAAAGACCTACGAGAACCGTACGCCAAGGGAAAATTTTGCGATTTGTACTTAAAAGCCAGCTGACAAATAAAATTGCTACAAGTGATAGTAGACCGATGAGATAAGACATGATGGAATCCTCCTATAAAAAAACTGCTTCCTCCAAGCTATAGGAGAAAGCAGCAGTAAGTCTTACCTCATACGTACCGCTTTCCCTTATAGTCTAACAATTTACGGTTGTTAGGTAGAAACTTGCGATCCATATTATCGCGATTATACAAAGGAAGCGTATAAAAATGTGTTTTCATTCTATCAATATGACTATTGTATGACAACATTAAATTAATAGATATTAAGAAGTTTATATATTGAAAATATTCATTTTTTACAAGGCATTAATAAAAATATAAGTCAGACTTTTAGTTAAAAGGTTGGGATTTTAAAAGTCAAATTTCCTATTTTTCTATTAAAAAAAGGAAACGGAAAATTCGTAAAGAAACTTTAGTATGTAGAGAATAGAGAAGTGGAAGGGGAATGGAGAAGAAATGAAAAAGCATCTTTTATCAGCAGTTGGTGTAATTGTTATGGGAGCAAGCCTTATGGGGCCTACATATGTGGGAGCAAATAATGTAACGAATAACTCAACACAGCAATCCTATTCTGTATCAGGATTTATTAATCATGCAGAGTTGGGAAAGCGCCTTCAACAGATTGAACATTCGTCTAAAGGCACTGTAAAAGTAGAAGTAGCAGGGCATTCTAATCGTGGTCTCGAGATTTATAAAGCAACGGTTGGTACTGGAAAAAAGATCGTACTTATTCAAACAGAAATTCACGGTAATGAAAAAACAGGTACGGAAGCTTTGTTAAACATTCTGCAAAACCTTAGTACAAATTCACCCGAAGCAAAAAAGATGCGTGAGGAGATGACGTTAGTTGTCCTTCCAATGATGAATCCGGATGCGTCTGAGCTTAACCGCCGTGGCAACGATTTGTCTTGGCAAGAAGTTACTCAGGCCTTTCCTCAACTGAAAGATGCAAAACCTTCATGGAACTACTACACGTATACCAATCAATATTTTAATTATACAAATCAGCCAGGCTTTGATGTAAACAGAGATTTTAATCCCGACTTAGACTATGTTCCAGCAAGCAAAGATTTTCCTGGTAACTCAGGAAATCCAGGATGGTTCATCACGCCAGAAGCTCAGACTGTAAGGGATGTGTATAAAGGTTTAAAAGAAAAGCACGGAAATGTCGATGTCTTTGTTGATATGCATCATCAAGGTACTTATTATGTAGAGGGAACAGACGATTTAGTGACAATGTCACTTTCAGGAAAATTTGTTGATATTAATAAAAGCCGTTATGAAGAATATCAATCAAACTACAACCTTGAATTTTCTAAACAGCTTAATTTAGCAGCTTATAATGCACTGCAGGCGGTTGGCAATTCACCTTTTACTAATATTACGCTGTATGATCAGAATATCGACTTACCTGGAACAGCTCTTGGTACATTCGCATTAAACGGAAGCGGAACGGTCTTATTTGAAGTGCGAGGTCAAACTCACACATTTGGACAAAAGAAAAAAGGTCAACTTGTAAAAGCGGTTGAAACAGGCTTATATGGAATTTTACATGGTGTAACAGACGAATCTGTTTATAAGCTAAATTCAAATCAGTATGATGACATTCCCAAAACCGCATATCAACCAGGCCTATAAGATAACAATTCATAGAATATACTAAATGGAGAGAGAATAAAAACCTCTCTCT from Bacillus sp. 1780r2a1 encodes the following:
- a CDS encoding response regulator → MKVLIVDDEEHVREGIKLLGDWDAHHIESIIEAENGEQAIALIEKEKPQIVFTDMKMPNMGGIALLEWMKHHAPKTKTIVVTGYDDYHYMRKAIHFGSTDYILKPVDPSILNDTLKRAVNEWNKEEHERKQHNNSYQLINEMKPMYRDRKLTQIINNYVLQDTVYEELGFHSNSEYEVAIIRVDEATIQAFGGDRDLAYFSILNVANELLVEKENGVAFRYLSQKGEIVIIFWDHFSEIKQLLNRLHKQIFLAFNVCCPLAKGRHVESVSVLLESYQTAKAALLASNVLVDSCVEFYEEADRLKGSSLLLNLMDYNTKIVEGMQVGKIDAFTAIFDEVKNAVKQANYLSLKELLHIEKEYQLLSEHWLKKYEISYNAQSHYEQALASFFDAKGKFDFEKYMNRKQREIVRFLNIVKRDKQKSNRDTIYEIEQFLQMNYDRDVKLQEIAERFYLSREYISRKFKQEFQENISDYIVKVRMTKAKSLLKNEQLKIYEVANMIGYQDDKYFRKVFKKLEGLTPNEYRQLSV
- a CDS encoding NupC/NupG family nucleoside CNT transporter, with amino-acid sequence MSYLIGLLSLVAILFVSWLLSTNRKIFPWRTVLVGLSLEILFVLFVLKVPLGQTFLEKMALGVQKVINYSNEGVQFVFGGFFENTNITSVFAINVLTVIIFISALVSALYYLRIIPFFVRIVGIILGKALGTTQVETFNAVGNSFLGLAEAPLLVKPYLDKLTRSELFAVMVGGTASASGAILVGYSLMGIDMKYLLIAVFSVPLVSIIIAKIMLPETEESQTKENVAMEKSNHANVFEAMADGTASGVMLALNIGGLLIAFISILALVDGALGLVNIDLATIFSYVFYPFAIIIGIPVSDALQAASIIGTKLAANEFIAYLSLTEVMDQLSPKTVAVLSIALCNFANFSSIGQLIIGLGSLAPSRRKDVSKLSLRAIIGGTLASFITAILVGVFM
- a CDS encoding peptidase M14; translated protein: MKKHLLSAVGVIVMGASLMGPTYVGANNVTNNSTQQSYSVSGFINHAELGKRLQQIEHSSKGTVKVEVAGHSNRGLEIYKATVGTGKKIVLIQTEIHGNEKTGTEALLNILQNLSTNSPEAKKMREEMTLVVLPMMNPDASELNRRGNDLSWQEVTQAFPQLKDAKPSWNYYTYTNQYFNYTNQPGFDVNRDFNPDLDYVPASKDFPGNSGNPGWFITPEAQTVRDVYKGLKEKHGNVDVFVDMHHQGTYYVEGTDDLVTMSLSGKFVDINKSRYEEYQSNYNLEFSKQLNLAAYNALQAVGNSPFTNITLYDQNIDLPGTALGTFALNGSGTVLFEVRGQTHTFGQKKKGQLVKAVETGLYGILHGVTDESVYKLNSNQYDDIPKTAYQPGL